The Flavobacterium marginilacus genome window below encodes:
- a CDS encoding BlaI/MecI/CopY family transcriptional regulator has product MQKLTNKEEEIMHILWKLKKAFVKEVMAEITEDQPHYNTLSTIIRNLEEKGYVNHNAFGNTHQYFPIVSLEDYRKGFMSTAIDNYFNSSYKNMVSFFAKEEKISAAELREILSMIEQKQ; this is encoded by the coding sequence ATGCAAAAATTAACGAACAAAGAAGAAGAAATCATGCATATTTTATGGAAGCTCAAAAAAGCTTTTGTAAAAGAAGTAATGGCCGAAATCACCGAAGATCAGCCTCATTACAATACGCTGTCTACGATAATCCGCAATCTGGAAGAAAAAGGATATGTCAATCACAATGCCTTTGGAAATACCCATCAATATTTCCCAATTGTAAGCCTTGAGGATTACCGCAAAGGCTTTATGAGTACGGCAATCGATAATTATTTTAACAGCTCTTACAAAAACATGGTCTCCTTTTTTGCTAAAGAAGAGAAAATCTCGGCAGCCGAATTACGAGAAATCCTATCTATGATCGAGCAAAAACAATAA
- a CDS encoding MDR family MFS transporter — translation MLKTALGRYVNNFKGFSREVWILTLITFINRAGTMVLPFLSKYLKEDLNFTYGEVGWIMVAFGLGSMLGSWIGGKLSDKIGFYKIMIFSLFTSGILFILLQYITTFWGLCFGMFIIMAISDMFRPAMFVSLSVYAKPENRVRALSLVRLAVNLGFTAGPALGGLIIIGMGYQGLFWVDGSTCIIAILIFAFCIKEKKKIPAIAEDNVVTSASKSIFKDKPFWLLLFISFVTFMVFLQIFSTLPLYHNEKFGLTEFQTGILLSINGLLVFLLEMPIVSTLERRKTNKIKSIAIGSLFITLGYYILLLDSWVSILIISIILLTFGEIFSFPFVNAVALNRAPKGQEGKYMGYYTMSFSLAHIVSSKTGLEIIAHYNYQVNWFVMGTLGALSLLCCFWLNKMIRSEKK, via the coding sequence ATGCTAAAAACTGCTTTAGGCCGATATGTCAATAATTTCAAAGGCTTCTCGCGCGAAGTCTGGATACTGACGTTAATCACTTTTATCAATAGAGCCGGTACTATGGTGCTGCCTTTTTTATCCAAATATTTGAAAGAAGATTTGAATTTCACTTATGGTGAAGTGGGCTGGATAATGGTCGCATTTGGTTTGGGTTCTATGCTGGGTTCTTGGATCGGGGGTAAATTGAGTGATAAAATTGGTTTTTATAAAATAATGATTTTCAGCCTTTTTACTAGTGGAATTTTATTTATTCTGCTGCAGTACATCACAACGTTCTGGGGATTATGCTTTGGGATGTTTATTATTATGGCAATTTCTGACATGTTTCGCCCTGCAATGTTTGTATCGCTAAGCGTATATGCAAAACCCGAAAACCGGGTTCGTGCACTTTCTTTAGTACGTTTGGCGGTGAATCTCGGATTTACTGCCGGTCCTGCTTTAGGAGGATTGATTATCATAGGAATGGGTTATCAAGGGCTGTTTTGGGTTGACGGAAGTACGTGTATAATTGCTATATTGATATTTGCTTTCTGTATCAAAGAGAAAAAGAAAATCCCAGCAATTGCTGAAGATAATGTAGTAACAAGCGCATCAAAATCAATTTTTAAAGACAAGCCTTTTTGGTTACTGCTCTTTATCAGCTTTGTAACCTTTATGGTTTTCCTTCAAATATTCTCGACTTTGCCATTATATCACAATGAAAAATTCGGACTGACCGAATTTCAGACCGGAATACTGCTTTCCATCAACGGATTATTAGTTTTTCTATTAGAAATGCCCATCGTAAGTACCCTGGAAAGAAGAAAAACTAATAAAATCAAAAGCATTGCAATAGGTTCTTTATTCATTACTCTTGGCTATTACATTTTGCTGCTCGATTCTTGGGTTAGCATTTTGATAATCAGTATCATCCTGCTCACATTTGGAGAAATATTTTCGTTTCCATTTGTCAATGCAGTTGCTCTCAACCGCGCGCCAAAAGGCCAGGAAGGAAAATATATGGGTTATTATACCATGAGCTTCAGTCTGGCACATATTGTCAGTTCCAAAACGGGTCTGGAAATCATTGCACATTATAACTATCAGGTCAATTGGTTTGTAATGGGAACCTTGGGAGCGCTATCGCTACTTTGCTGTTTTTGGCTCAATAAAATGATACGCAGCGAAAAAAAATAA
- a CDS encoding DUF1684 domain-containing protein: MRAVLTLVLLALCTFGFGQEKFDVTAVQKFQKELNTEYADAKTSPLNTEDLAKFKSLDFYPINEKAFVVAKFIRTKDEKPFKMPASGSIKQIYVKYGEAHFVMDGKELKLNIYRNIELSKREEYKDHLFLPFSDLTSGKESYIGGKYIDLKIPAGNTIVIDFNLSYNPYCAYSHNYSCPKVPLENDLAIEIKAGVKKFHN, from the coding sequence ATGAGAGCAGTATTGACTTTGGTGTTATTGGCACTGTGTACTTTTGGTTTTGGCCAAGAAAAATTTGACGTGACGGCTGTCCAGAAATTTCAGAAAGAACTAAATACCGAATATGCTGATGCAAAGACAAGTCCATTGAATACTGAGGATTTGGCAAAATTCAAGTCCTTGGATTTTTATCCAATAAATGAAAAAGCTTTTGTAGTCGCTAAATTTATCCGTACCAAAGACGAAAAACCTTTTAAAATGCCTGCTTCCGGTTCAATAAAACAGATTTATGTGAAATACGGCGAAGCTCATTTTGTAATGGACGGAAAAGAACTGAAACTGAATATTTACCGCAATATTGAACTTTCTAAAAGAGAAGAATATAAAGACCACCTGTTTTTACCTTTTTCCGATTTGACTTCGGGTAAAGAGAGTTACATAGGCGGGAAATACATTGATTTGAAAATTCCGGCAGGAAATACAATTGTGATCGATTTTAATCTTTCGTACAACCCGTATTGTGCTTACAGTCACAATTATTCCTGTCCAAAAGTCCCGCTTGAAAACGATTTGGCTATCGAAATAAAAGCTGGTGTAAAAAAGTTTCACAATTAA
- a CDS encoding TatD family hydrolase encodes MEFFNLHTHKFTNQNSVLELVNQYPQEFDASIPCYSIGIHPWYISQERLKTDLELIESKLGDLNCLAVGECGLDKRIDKPLDLQQMVFEKQLLLAQKFNKPVVIHCVAAFQEIIAIKKKMRITVPMIIHGFSKNEQVAKELIDNGFYLSFGKFLLQNPKLETVFQSIPNDRFFLETDTVEQGIEEVYSLASRYKNWTLDELKQQINSTFAAVF; translated from the coding sequence ATGGAGTTTTTTAATCTCCATACACACAAATTCACAAACCAAAATTCGGTTCTGGAACTCGTGAACCAATATCCGCAGGAATTTGATGCTTCGATTCCATGTTATTCCATTGGAATTCATCCTTGGTATATCAGTCAGGAAAGATTAAAGACTGACTTGGAGCTGATTGAAAGTAAATTGGGAGATTTAAATTGTCTCGCAGTTGGCGAATGCGGATTAGACAAACGAATCGATAAACCTTTGGATTTACAGCAAATGGTTTTTGAAAAGCAGCTGCTCTTGGCACAAAAATTTAATAAGCCGGTTGTGATTCATTGTGTGGCCGCTTTTCAGGAAATAATTGCCATAAAGAAAAAAATGAGAATTACCGTTCCAATGATAATTCACGGTTTCTCAAAAAATGAACAAGTTGCCAAGGAACTTATCGATAACGGATTTTATCTTTCGTTTGGAAAGTTTTTATTGCAAAATCCAAAACTCGAAACTGTTTTTCAAAGTATTCCCAATGACCGTTTTTTTCTGGAAACTGATACAGTGGAGCAAGGAATCGAAGAAGTATATTCTTTGGCCTCCCGATATAAAAATTGGACTTTGGATGAGCTTAAACAACAAATAAACAGTACTTTTGCAGCGGTTTTTTAG
- a CDS encoding tRNA threonylcarbamoyladenosine dehydratase, producing MAEWTERAELLFKKEGLHNLKNAHVLVVGLGGVGSFAAEFLARAGVGTMTIVDGDVVDITNINRQLPALHSTVGQPKVDVVGDRLMDINPELNLIRVKEFLSPERAYEIVTKEYDYALDCIDSITPKLNLIVGAKKKGVKIVSNMGAGGKMIASKVVVKDIGKTDVCPLAKVVRKRLKKMGVSKGVKAVFSLEKPDESSVKRTDGTNFKKSFYGTNSYMPGLFGLHAAETVIRYLLKKE from the coding sequence ATGGCAGAGTGGACAGAAAGAGCCGAACTATTATTTAAAAAAGAAGGATTACACAATTTAAAAAACGCACACGTTTTAGTCGTAGGACTTGGCGGAGTGGGATCTTTTGCTGCTGAATTTTTGGCAAGGGCAGGAGTAGGGACGATGACTATTGTAGACGGAGATGTGGTGGATATTACCAATATAAACAGACAATTACCAGCTTTGCATTCTACTGTGGGACAGCCAAAAGTAGATGTTGTAGGCGACCGATTAATGGATATAAATCCAGAGTTGAATTTAATTCGAGTGAAAGAATTTCTTTCTCCTGAGCGTGCTTACGAGATTGTGACCAAAGAGTATGATTATGCTTTGGACTGTATTGACAGTATCACTCCAAAACTGAATCTGATTGTGGGGGCAAAGAAAAAAGGCGTGAAAATTGTTTCAAACATGGGTGCCGGAGGGAAAATGATCGCAAGTAAAGTAGTTGTGAAAGACATTGGCAAAACGGATGTATGTCCGCTGGCAAAAGTGGTTCGTAAGCGTCTCAAAAAAATGGGTGTGAGCAAAGGAGTAAAAGCCGTTTTTTCTCTTGAAAAGCCAGATGAAAGCAGTGTAAAAAGAACAGATGGAACCAATTTTAAAAAATCTTTTTACGGAACCAACAGCTATATGCCGGGATTATTTGGCCTGCACGCAGCCGAAACCGTGATCCGATATTTGCTTAAAAAAGAATAA
- a CDS encoding HAD family hydrolase, with protein sequence MIQTVIFDMDGVIVDTELVHRYAYYKQFGELGIEVPEEMYTSFTGLSTRNTFQKLKDHYQLEQEVEDLILRKRSIFNDAFDSKEDLALLDGVEDLIKDFYQNGMQLIVASSASKVTIDRVFKRFNLHQYFTHIVSGEDFPNSKPHPAIFLHAASLSTAPKENCIVIEDSTNGVKAAKAADIFCVGYNSFHSKDQDLTLADVVVNHFDELNFEIVSNY encoded by the coding sequence ATGATACAAACAGTAATTTTTGATATGGATGGCGTAATTGTAGATACCGAACTGGTGCACCGTTATGCTTATTACAAACAATTTGGAGAACTTGGGATTGAAGTTCCAGAGGAGATGTACACTTCATTTACAGGGCTGTCAACCCGCAATACTTTTCAGAAATTAAAAGATCATTATCAGTTAGAACAGGAAGTTGAAGATTTGATTTTGAGAAAGAGATCTATTTTTAATGATGCTTTCGACAGTAAAGAAGATTTAGCTTTGCTGGATGGTGTAGAAGATTTAATTAAAGACTTTTATCAAAACGGAATGCAGCTTATTGTGGCTTCATCGGCATCAAAGGTAACTATAGACAGGGTTTTTAAACGTTTTAATCTGCACCAGTATTTTACGCATATTGTAAGCGGAGAAGATTTTCCAAATTCCAAACCGCATCCTGCAATTTTCCTGCACGCAGCTTCTTTGTCAACTGCTCCAAAAGAAAACTGCATAGTTATTGAAGACAGTACTAATGGAGTAAAAGCGGCAAAAGCAGCCGATATTTTTTGCGTTGGTTACAATAGCTTTCATTCTAAAGACCAGGATTTAACTTTGGCAGACGTAGTAGTAAACCATTTTGATGAGCTGAACTTTGAGATAGTTTCAAACTATTGA
- a CDS encoding low affinity iron permease family protein: MGLTGPVFDYSETWQLIINTGTTIVTFLIQKAQNKNSLALQIKRNGINSLKLSQSSAHQNGLLLRLPKLNPGL; the protein is encoded by the coding sequence TTGGGGCTTACCGGTCCTGTTTTTGATTATAGTGAAACTTGGCAGCTCATCATCAATACAGGAACAACTATTGTTACTTTTTTAATCCAAAAAGCACAGAATAAAAACTCGCTTGCTCTTCAGATTAAACGGAATGGAATCAATAGTTTGAAACTATCTCAAAGTTCAGCTCATCAAAATGGTTTACTACTACGTCTGCCAAAGTTAAATCCTGGTCTTTAG
- a CDS encoding DUF2911 domain-containing protein: MKKILIAFAFIAAPLIAGAQLKTPQASPKATVFQTVGLTDVEIVYCRPAARGRAVFGNLVPFGKVWRTGANENTTISFSEDVVIDGKTLPKGKYALYTIPKIESWEVIFYSTTNNWGNPEVWNEANVVLRTTVKEEALSKPVESFTIGIGNITADAADLDMAWENSSVSMKFIVPTQKEVLANIEKVLAGPTSADYFSAAQYLYQSNGDNAKASAYMDKAMEMSTEKPYWYTRLKSLIQARAGDKKGAIETANLSLTAAETAKNQDYVKMNRESIAEWSKK, from the coding sequence ATGAAAAAGATTCTTATTGCTTTCGCTTTTATAGCAGCGCCATTAATAGCTGGGGCTCAGTTAAAAACGCCTCAAGCCAGTCCAAAAGCTACGGTTTTTCAAACTGTTGGGTTGACAGATGTAGAAATTGTGTATTGCAGACCTGCAGCCAGAGGAAGAGCTGTTTTTGGTAATCTGGTTCCTTTTGGAAAAGTCTGGAGAACTGGAGCTAATGAAAATACTACAATCTCTTTTAGTGAAGATGTTGTAATTGATGGTAAAACATTACCAAAAGGGAAATATGCTTTGTATACTATTCCAAAAATTGAAAGCTGGGAAGTGATTTTCTATTCAACCACAAACAATTGGGGAAATCCTGAAGTATGGAATGAAGCGAATGTTGTATTGAGAACAACTGTAAAGGAAGAAGCATTATCAAAACCAGTTGAATCTTTCACAATAGGAATTGGAAATATAACTGCTGATGCAGCTGATTTAGACATGGCTTGGGAAAATTCGTCAGTTTCAATGAAATTTATTGTTCCTACGCAAAAGGAAGTATTGGCAAATATCGAAAAAGTATTGGCAGGTCCAACATCTGCTGATTATTTTTCGGCGGCTCAGTATCTTTATCAATCTAATGGTGATAATGCAAAAGCATCAGCTTACATGGACAAGGCGATGGAAATGAGTACGGAGAAACCTTATTGGTACACTCGTTTAAAATCATTAATTCAAGCTAGAGCTGGTGATAAAAAGGGAGCAATTGAAACTGCAAATCTTTCACTTACAGCTGCAGAAACGGCCAAGAATCAGGATTATGTAAAAATGAACAGAGAAAGTATTGCTGAGTGGAGTAAAAAGTAA
- a CDS encoding sodium:solute symporter, with product MQLFDWIVLIVTLLFIVIYGAWKTRGSKNVEEYILGNNETPWFTVGLSVMATQASAITFLSTPGQAYHDGMGFVQFYFGLPIAMIVICVTFIPIYHKYKVYTAYEYLEKRFDLKTRSLAAILFLVQRGLGTGITIYAPSIILSALLGWDLTYMNIVIGILVIIYTFSGGTKAVNVTQKQQMFVILAGMVITFFLILDYLPNDMTFDNALHIAGANQKMNIVNFSFDLDEKYTFWSGITGGFFLALAYFGTDQSQVGRYLSGKSVRESQMGLIMNGLLKVPMQFLILLTGVMVFIFFQFNGTPLNFNPNNKITVENSKYKEEYQNLQKDLDKLCEDEKVVNLLYIDQLNQDYDNPALRKELVDLALKEKELRTQAREIISKADDKAETNDKDYVFFYFILHYLPKGLIGLLLAVIISAAMSSTASGLNALASTTAIDIYKRNVKTEKSEKHYLNISKLFTLMWGIIAIGFACIATLFENLIQLVNIIGSIFYGTVLGIFLVGFYLQKIRGKSIFYSAVISQAAIFIIYYFTNFIYPSGAEKLGYLWLNFIGALLTIILSYLFQVTIFKDEEQNELTQNIDS from the coding sequence ATGCAATTATTTGACTGGATTGTACTGATAGTAACACTTTTATTTATAGTAATTTATGGTGCCTGGAAAACCCGAGGAAGCAAAAATGTAGAGGAATATATTCTTGGCAACAACGAAACGCCTTGGTTTACCGTTGGTCTTTCTGTGATGGCAACCCAAGCGAGTGCCATTACATTTCTTTCAACTCCCGGACAAGCCTATCATGACGGTATGGGATTTGTGCAGTTCTACTTTGGATTACCAATCGCAATGATTGTAATCTGCGTTACTTTTATACCTATTTATCACAAATATAAAGTCTATACTGCTTATGAATATTTAGAGAAAAGATTTGACCTTAAAACGCGTTCATTGGCAGCTATTTTGTTTTTGGTGCAGAGAGGTTTAGGAACCGGTATTACTATTTATGCCCCTTCTATCATTTTATCAGCTTTATTAGGATGGGATCTTACGTATATGAATATCGTTATTGGTATTCTGGTTATTATTTATACTTTTTCAGGAGGAACAAAAGCGGTAAATGTTACTCAAAAGCAGCAAATGTTTGTTATTTTGGCTGGGATGGTGATTACATTTTTTCTAATTCTGGATTATTTGCCTAATGATATGACTTTTGACAATGCCCTGCATATTGCCGGTGCCAATCAAAAAATGAATATTGTAAACTTCTCCTTTGACTTGGATGAAAAGTATACATTTTGGAGCGGAATCACTGGCGGATTCTTTTTGGCATTAGCCTATTTTGGGACAGATCAGTCACAGGTAGGACGCTACTTATCAGGGAAGTCAGTACGTGAAAGCCAAATGGGATTAATAATGAACGGGCTTTTAAAAGTACCAATGCAGTTTTTGATTCTGCTTACCGGCGTTATGGTTTTTATCTTTTTCCAGTTTAACGGAACTCCTTTAAACTTTAATCCAAACAATAAAATTACCGTTGAAAATTCAAAATACAAAGAAGAATATCAAAACCTCCAAAAAGATTTGGATAAGCTGTGCGAAGATGAAAAAGTAGTCAATCTGCTGTACATTGACCAGCTTAATCAGGATTATGACAATCCTGCTCTTCGAAAAGAATTAGTCGATCTGGCACTCAAAGAAAAGGAATTAAGAACACAAGCCCGGGAAATTATTTCCAAAGCTGATGACAAAGCCGAAACCAACGATAAGGATTATGTTTTTTTCTATTTTATTCTTCACTATTTACCAAAAGGACTTATTGGCTTACTGCTGGCTGTGATTATTTCGGCAGCTATGTCTTCTACAGCTTCTGGACTTAATGCATTAGCTTCTACTACAGCCATAGATATTTACAAACGCAATGTTAAAACAGAAAAAAGTGAAAAGCATTATCTGAATATCTCAAAACTCTTCACTCTTATGTGGGGAATTATTGCAATAGGATTTGCCTGTATTGCTACGCTTTTTGAAAACTTAATTCAGCTGGTAAATATTATTGGTTCAATTTTTTACGGAACTGTTCTGGGGATTTTCCTTGTTGGTTTTTACCTTCAAAAAATACGCGGAAAATCTATCTTTTATAGTGCAGTAATCAGTCAGGCAGCTATTTTTATCATATACTATTTTACCAACTTTATTTACCCTAGCGGAGCCGAAAAACTAGGCTATCTGTGGCTGAATTTTATTGGAGCTTTACTCACTATCATATTGTCTTATTTATTCCAAGTGACGATATTTAAAGATGAAGAGCAAAATGAATTAACACAAAATATAGATTCATAA
- a CDS encoding PIG-L family deacetylase, whose amino-acid sequence MRKLFFKSFLLFFLSIQLTNAQKPQKPSSAEIYNEIQKLNFLGTVLYIAAHPDDENTHLISYMANNIHARTGYLSLTRGDGGQNLIGPQLRELLGVIRTQELLEARKIDNGEQFFSRANDFGYSKNPDETLQIWDKEKVLADLVWVIRKFQPDVIINRFDHRSPGTTHGHHTSSAMLSVEGFDLANNPAAFPEQLQLEKPWQPKRVFFNTNWWFYGSKEKFDSADKTNLMAIQTGSYYPTLGKSNQEIAALSRSSHKSQGFGSTGSRGESTEYLEYLKGEPLQNKTSIFEGIDTSWNRVKDGKTIGELINIIANQYDFKNPSASIPNLLKAYAMIQSLDENHWKTVKSEEIKKIIADCSGLFLEAVSNTQEATPGSIVTLKLEAINRSPSDIQLISVTTLPEQKTTVLNTPLKNNILQNTSVDLQLPQSINYTQPYWLKEKGTVGLYTVEDQKNIGIPDIIREVKVVFNVKINGVEIPFERTAVYKYNDNVKGEIYNFLDIVPEITTTIQDKVLLFPNTKPKYIGITLKSGKDAVKGTLKLDLPKEWIISPESIPFQLDKKGTEQTVYFEVTPPVQVGEVTAKSIAVIDGKPYDKEQIIINYDHITKQQVLKTSEVKCIRMDLKTNQERIAYIMGAGDEVPQSLSQMGYKVTIVKPEEITPEKLESFDVVMTGVRAYNTVKALANKQDILFDFVKSGKTMVVQYNTTGALVTPNIAPYPLKVSNDRVTEENAEVRFLKPNHPALNYPNTITQNDFKGWTQEQGLYYPKEFDKNFTPILSSNDKGESALNGALLIAPYGKGNYIYTGLSFFRELPEGVPGAYKLLSNLISTKPSVNIPNQKIKQ is encoded by the coding sequence ATGCGAAAGCTTTTTTTTAAATCATTTTTGCTTTTTTTCCTTTCAATACAATTAACAAACGCACAAAAACCTCAAAAACCAAGTTCTGCAGAGATATACAATGAAATTCAGAAACTTAATTTTCTGGGAACTGTACTTTATATTGCAGCTCATCCCGATGATGAAAACACACATTTAATATCCTATATGGCTAATAATATCCATGCCAGAACTGGTTACTTATCCTTGACCAGAGGAGATGGAGGCCAAAATTTAATTGGTCCTCAACTGCGTGAATTATTAGGTGTCATTAGAACACAGGAACTTCTTGAGGCTAGAAAAATTGATAACGGAGAACAGTTTTTTTCAAGAGCCAATGATTTTGGCTATTCTAAAAATCCAGATGAGACACTTCAGATTTGGGATAAAGAAAAAGTATTAGCCGATTTGGTCTGGGTTATCAGAAAATTTCAGCCCGATGTAATCATCAATCGATTTGATCACAGATCGCCAGGTACTACACACGGGCATCACACTTCATCAGCGATGCTGAGCGTTGAAGGATTTGATCTTGCCAATAATCCTGCAGCTTTTCCAGAACAGCTGCAGCTCGAAAAACCTTGGCAGCCTAAAAGAGTTTTTTTTAATACCAACTGGTGGTTTTATGGCAGCAAAGAAAAATTTGATTCGGCAGATAAAACCAATTTGATGGCGATACAAACAGGTTCGTATTACCCAACCTTAGGAAAATCGAATCAAGAAATAGCCGCTTTGAGCCGCAGCAGTCATAAATCCCAAGGATTTGGATCTACTGGATCCCGAGGTGAAAGCACCGAATATCTGGAATATCTAAAAGGAGAACCTTTACAGAACAAAACCTCCATTTTCGAAGGCATAGATACAAGCTGGAATCGTGTAAAAGACGGAAAAACTATTGGCGAACTAATTAACATTATTGCCAATCAGTATGATTTTAAAAACCCGTCTGCCAGTATTCCGAATTTATTAAAAGCCTATGCCATGATTCAGTCATTAGACGAAAACCACTGGAAAACAGTTAAATCTGAAGAAATAAAAAAAATAATTGCAGACTGCTCCGGCTTGTTTCTGGAAGCTGTTTCAAACACTCAGGAAGCAACTCCCGGAAGTATCGTAACACTTAAGCTGGAAGCCATTAACCGAAGCCCTTCCGACATACAGCTGATAAGTGTTACCACGCTGCCTGAACAAAAAACTACTGTTTTGAATACTCCATTGAAAAACAATATACTTCAAAACACCTCGGTGGATTTACAATTACCTCAATCAATAAATTACACACAGCCTTATTGGCTGAAAGAAAAAGGAACAGTTGGTCTTTACACTGTAGAAGATCAAAAGAACATTGGAATTCCTGATATCATACGAGAAGTCAAAGTTGTTTTTAATGTAAAAATTAATGGTGTAGAAATCCCTTTTGAGAGAACAGCTGTTTATAAATACAATGATAATGTTAAGGGTGAAATCTATAACTTCTTAGATATTGTTCCAGAAATAACAACTACTATTCAGGATAAAGTGCTGCTTTTTCCTAATACAAAACCAAAGTATATAGGCATAACTTTAAAATCAGGTAAAGATGCAGTAAAGGGAACTTTAAAATTGGATTTACCAAAAGAATGGATAATTTCTCCTGAGTCTATTCCGTTTCAATTAGACAAAAAAGGAACAGAACAAACGGTATATTTTGAAGTCACTCCTCCTGTACAAGTGGGCGAAGTTACAGCCAAAAGTATTGCAGTTATTGACGGAAAACCTTACGACAAAGAGCAGATTATAATTAATTATGACCATATTACCAAGCAGCAGGTTTTAAAAACATCTGAGGTAAAATGCATCCGAATGGATTTGAAAACCAATCAGGAGAGAATTGCCTACATCATGGGGGCTGGAGATGAAGTTCCTCAGAGTTTGTCACAAATGGGATACAAAGTAACAATAGTAAAACCCGAAGAAATAACTCCCGAAAAACTGGAATCATTTGATGTTGTCATGACTGGGGTACGTGCGTACAATACCGTTAAAGCATTAGCAAATAAACAAGATATTTTGTTCGATTTTGTAAAAAGCGGTAAAACAATGGTCGTTCAATATAATACCACTGGAGCTTTGGTTACTCCAAACATTGCGCCTTATCCATTAAAAGTTTCAAATGACAGAGTTACTGAAGAGAATGCTGAAGTTCGATTTTTGAAACCGAATCATCCTGCTTTGAATTATCCCAATACGATTACTCAAAATGACTTCAAAGGCTGGACGCAGGAACAAGGTTTGTATTATCCGAAAGAATTTGATAAAAATTTCACACCGATACTTTCGTCAAATGATAAGGGAGAAAGTGCATTGAATGGGGCATTGTTAATTGCGCCTTACGGAAAAGGAAATTATATTTACACAGGCCTAAGCTTTTTTAGAGAATTACCCGAAGGTGTTCCCGGAGCTTATAAATTACTGTCTAATTTAATTTCGACAAAACCTTCAGTAAATATTCCAAACCAAAAAATAAAACAATAA